From the genome of Papaver somniferum cultivar HN1 chromosome 2, ASM357369v1, whole genome shotgun sequence, one region includes:
- the LOC113354301 gene encoding uncharacterized protein LOC113354301 isoform X2 — protein MLDCSILAKTILVNTDPNEFPGLLMVLNGKSTSAGGYPYGASGYLGGYPMGGYGAVGYGGTPIVSPKSPLWNSSVMVGSRRSPMPFRGPAMYPGYLNGGFVGMPGSVTREGERKRGHT, from the exons ATGTTAGATTGTTCCATTTTAGCTAAGACAATATTGGTGAACACGGACCCAAATGAGTTTCCAGGTTTACTAATGGTGTTGAATGGCAAATCAACATCTGCTGGAGGGTACCCTTATGGAGCTAGTGGGTATCTTGGAGGATATCCTATGGGTGGATATGGAGCAGTAGGTTATGGAGGGACCCCAATTGTGTCTCCCAAGAGTCCACTATGGAATAGCTCTGTGATGGTTGGCTCTCGAAGGAGTCCAATGCCTTTTAGAGGTCCTGCAATGTATCCTGGTTACTTGAATGGGGGTTTCGTGGGAATGCCAG gttctGTTACAAGAGAAGGGGAGAGAAAGAGAGGACATACATGA
- the LOC113354301 gene encoding uncharacterized protein LOC113354301 isoform X1 yields MLDCSILAKTILVNTDPNEFPGLLMVLNGKSTSAGGYPYGASGYLGGYPMGGYGAVGYGGTPIVSPKSPLWNSSVMVGSRRSPMPFRGPAMYPGYLNGGFVGMPGACHTMLLSCETVRSWFCYKRRGEKERTYMRYPN; encoded by the exons ATGTTAGATTGTTCCATTTTAGCTAAGACAATATTGGTGAACACGGACCCAAATGAGTTTCCAGGTTTACTAATGGTGTTGAATGGCAAATCAACATCTGCTGGAGGGTACCCTTATGGAGCTAGTGGGTATCTTGGAGGATATCCTATGGGTGGATATGGAGCAGTAGGTTATGGAGGGACCCCAATTGTGTCTCCCAAGAGTCCACTATGGAATAGCTCTGTGATGGTTGGCTCTCGAAGGAGTCCAATGCCTTTTAGAGGTCCTGCAATGTATCCTGGTTACTTGAATGGGGGTTTCGTGGGAATGCCAGGTGCTTGTCACACTATGCTTCTCTCCTGTGAAACTGTGAGATCTTG gttctGTTACAAGAGAAGGGGAGAGAAAGAGAGGACATACATGAGGTATCCAAATTGA
- the LOC113354301 gene encoding uncharacterized protein LOC113354301 isoform X3: MVLNGKSTSAGGYPYGASGYLGGYPMGGYGAVGYGGTPIVSPKSPLWNSSVMVGSRRSPMPFRGPAMYPGYLNGGFVGMPGACHTMLLSCETVRSWFCYKRRGEKERTYMRYPN, from the exons ATGGTGTTGAATGGCAAATCAACATCTGCTGGAGGGTACCCTTATGGAGCTAGTGGGTATCTTGGAGGATATCCTATGGGTGGATATGGAGCAGTAGGTTATGGAGGGACCCCAATTGTGTCTCCCAAGAGTCCACTATGGAATAGCTCTGTGATGGTTGGCTCTCGAAGGAGTCCAATGCCTTTTAGAGGTCCTGCAATGTATCCTGGTTACTTGAATGGGGGTTTCGTGGGAATGCCAGGTGCTTGTCACACTATGCTTCTCTCCTGTGAAACTGTGAGATCTTG gttctGTTACAAGAGAAGGGGAGAGAAAGAGAGGACATACATGAGGTATCCAAATTGA